One Micromonospora sp. WMMD812 genomic window carries:
- a CDS encoding acylase, producing MKPSTRLGAAVAALGLVVTGLGAAPAGAHQRDGGYSAEIRRASYGVPHITAASFADLGFGVGYVQAEDNLCVIAEKVVTVSAERSRWFGATGATDPNVRSDLFFRKAIDDRAVERLLDGRRDGVHSPSDDVRDQIRGFVAGYNSYLRRTGAANLTDPACRARPWVRPLTELDIWRTTWASMVRAGSRAMLDGIVAAAPPTATGPAAVQDAPGAAAVVAAADGAPAGVGSNAYGLGEQATANRGGMVLANPHFPWDGAERFYRMHLKVPGRYDVEGAALIGDPIVEIGHNRTLAWSHTVSTARRFVWHRLTLVPGDPTSYYVDGRTRKMTIRTVTVQVPGPAGGLVPVSRTFHDTHFGPVVVVPGTFDWTADTAYAITDVNATNNRAFDGWLQMGRASTVRELERVLDRYQFLPWVNVIAADSRGEALYADHSVVPRVTDALAAACIPAPFQPLYASSGQAVLDGSRSACALGADRDAVVPGILGPRNLPVRFRDDYVTNSNDSYWLANPQSPLQGYPRIIGDEGTARSLRTRLGLDQVRQRLAGTDGLPGRGFTAERLWRTVFGNRAYGGELVRDDLVGLCTAQPTATASNGATVDLRDACAALRGWDQHVDLDSRGAHLFTEFVLAGGLRFADSFSVTDPVRTPSRLATTDPRVRTALADAVQRLAGIPLDARLGDVQTEPRGDRRIPIHGGRAEAGVFNMIINNRVPGVGYPKVVHGSSFVMAVELGPHGPSGRQILTYSQSTNPNSPWYADQTALYSGKGWDTIKYTEAQIKADPNLRTYRVGEGRRHWHR from the coding sequence GTGAAACCATCCACACGCCTCGGTGCGGCGGTGGCCGCCCTGGGGCTGGTCGTGACCGGGCTCGGCGCCGCACCGGCCGGCGCGCACCAGCGGGACGGGGGCTACTCGGCGGAGATCCGACGCGCGTCGTACGGGGTTCCGCACATCACCGCTGCCAGCTTCGCCGACCTCGGCTTCGGCGTCGGCTACGTGCAGGCCGAGGACAACCTCTGCGTCATCGCCGAGAAGGTGGTGACGGTCAGCGCCGAGCGGTCCCGGTGGTTCGGCGCCACCGGCGCGACGGACCCGAACGTGCGCAGCGACCTGTTCTTCCGCAAGGCGATCGACGACCGGGCCGTCGAGCGGCTTCTCGACGGCCGCCGCGACGGCGTGCACTCGCCGTCCGACGACGTGCGCGACCAGATCCGCGGCTTCGTCGCCGGCTACAACTCCTACCTGCGCCGCACCGGCGCGGCGAACCTGACCGACCCGGCGTGCCGGGCCCGGCCCTGGGTTCGTCCGCTCACCGAACTGGACATCTGGCGTACCACCTGGGCCAGCATGGTCCGGGCCGGCTCGCGGGCGATGCTGGACGGGATCGTCGCCGCCGCCCCGCCCACGGCTACCGGCCCGGCCGCCGTGCAGGACGCGCCCGGCGCGGCCGCGGTCGTCGCCGCCGCCGACGGCGCGCCCGCGGGCGTGGGCAGCAACGCGTACGGGCTGGGCGAGCAGGCGACCGCCAACCGCGGCGGGATGGTGCTGGCCAACCCGCACTTCCCGTGGGACGGCGCGGAGCGCTTCTACCGGATGCACCTCAAGGTCCCGGGCCGCTACGACGTGGAGGGCGCCGCGCTGATCGGTGACCCGATCGTCGAGATCGGACACAACCGCACGCTCGCCTGGAGTCACACCGTCTCCACCGCCCGCCGGTTCGTCTGGCACCGCCTTACCTTGGTCCCCGGCGACCCCACCTCCTACTACGTCGACGGCCGGACCCGGAAGATGACCATCCGCACCGTCACCGTCCAGGTGCCCGGCCCGGCCGGCGGCCTGGTGCCGGTCAGCCGCACCTTCCACGACACCCACTTCGGGCCGGTCGTGGTGGTGCCCGGCACCTTCGACTGGACCGCCGACACCGCGTACGCGATCACCGACGTCAACGCCACCAACAACCGGGCGTTCGACGGGTGGCTCCAGATGGGCCGCGCCTCGACGGTCCGGGAGTTGGAGCGGGTGCTCGACCGCTACCAGTTCCTGCCCTGGGTGAACGTGATCGCCGCCGACTCCCGGGGCGAGGCGCTCTACGCCGACCACTCGGTGGTGCCCCGGGTGACCGACGCGCTCGCCGCCGCCTGCATCCCCGCGCCGTTCCAGCCGCTCTACGCGAGCAGCGGCCAGGCCGTGCTGGACGGTTCCCGGTCGGCCTGCGCGCTCGGCGCCGACCGGGACGCCGTGGTGCCCGGCATCCTCGGCCCGCGGAACCTGCCGGTCCGCTTCCGCGACGACTACGTGACCAACTCCAACGACAGCTACTGGCTGGCCAACCCGCAGTCGCCGCTGCAGGGCTACCCGCGGATCATCGGGGACGAGGGCACGGCGCGCAGCCTGCGGACCCGGCTCGGTCTGGACCAGGTGCGGCAGCGTCTCGCCGGCACCGACGGGCTGCCCGGCCGGGGGTTCACCGCCGAGCGGCTGTGGCGCACGGTGTTCGGCAACCGGGCGTACGGCGGCGAGCTGGTCCGCGACGACCTGGTGGGGCTCTGCACCGCGCAGCCCACGGCGACCGCCTCGAACGGCGCGACCGTGGACCTGCGCGACGCGTGCGCCGCCCTGAGGGGCTGGGATCAGCACGTCGACCTGGACAGCCGCGGCGCCCACCTGTTCACCGAGTTCGTGCTCGCCGGCGGGCTGCGCTTCGCCGATTCCTTCAGCGTCACCGACCCCGTACGCACCCCGAGCCGGCTCGCCACCACCGACCCGCGGGTACGCACCGCGCTCGCCGACGCGGTACAGCGCCTCGCCGGCATCCCCCTCGACGCCCGGCTCGGCGACGTCCAGACCGAACCGCGCGGCGACCGGCGCATCCCCATCCACGGCGGCCGCGCCGAGGCCGGCGTCTTCAACATGATCATCAACAACCGGGTGCCCGGCGTCGGCTACCCGAAGGTGGTGCACGGCTCGTCGTTCGTGATGGCCGTCGAACTGGGCCCGCACGGCCCGTCCGGGCGGCAGATCCTCACCTACTCCCAGTCGACCAACCCGAACTCCCCCTGGTACGCCGACCAGACGGCCCTCTACTCGGGCAAGGGCTGGGACACCATCAAGTACACCGAGGCGCAGATCAAGGCCGACCCGAACCTGCGCACCTACCGGGTGGGGGAGGGCCGCCGCCACTGGCACCGCTGA
- a CDS encoding gluconokinase — MSVVADSGAAPEVVIGVDIGTTSTKAVAYDTRGTQLAAHSAGYPLDEPQPGYAEQDPQQIFDAVLTALRATVADLDRPVAGLSLSGAMHSLIGLDADGNPLTTSITWADSRSSRQAERLRAVPSGLALHRRTGTPVHPMSPLPKLLWFAEQEPRLFERVAHWVGIKDWVLLRLCGTLVTDHSLASATGLFDIHRLDWDTEALAIASITAEQLPRLVSTTTVLPGLTARAAAATGLPQRTPVVVGAGDGPLANLGLGAVHPGVVACSIGTSGAMRVMVERPGVDPLGGVFCYALTEDRWVVGGAINNGGVVLRWAGDALAPDLGAHSEKELTALAARAPVGSGGLIMLPYLLSERAPNWSALPRGAYVGLTHGHRREHLIRAALEGVCQQLALVLASVRAAGNEVHEVRASGGFARSGLWRQMLADTLGMPVSFPTGPEGSSFGAALLGMQALGLISSIDVAADLVHIEETIRPDAAAAATYASLLPLFAELFDALVPTFTSLRRLAPGLPPEPHPAPPPT, encoded by the coding sequence GTGAGCGTCGTGGCCGACTCGGGCGCAGCCCCGGAAGTGGTGATCGGCGTCGACATCGGCACCACCAGCACCAAGGCCGTCGCCTACGACACCCGCGGCACGCAACTCGCCGCGCACTCCGCCGGCTACCCCCTCGACGAGCCGCAACCCGGGTACGCCGAACAGGACCCGCAGCAGATATTCGACGCCGTCCTGACCGCGCTCCGCGCGACGGTCGCCGACCTGGACCGGCCGGTCGCCGGGCTGTCGCTCAGCGGCGCGATGCACAGCCTGATCGGCCTCGACGCCGACGGCAATCCGCTCACCACGTCGATCACCTGGGCCGACTCGCGCTCCAGCCGACAGGCCGAACGACTCCGCGCGGTCCCCTCCGGGCTGGCGCTGCACCGCCGCACCGGCACGCCGGTGCACCCGATGTCCCCACTGCCGAAGCTGCTGTGGTTCGCCGAGCAGGAGCCGCGGCTCTTCGAGCGGGTCGCGCACTGGGTCGGGATCAAGGACTGGGTGCTGCTGCGCCTGTGCGGGACGCTGGTCACCGACCATTCACTCGCCTCGGCCACCGGGCTGTTCGACATCCACCGGCTGGACTGGGACACCGAGGCCCTCGCCATCGCCAGCATCACCGCGGAGCAGCTTCCGCGGCTCGTCTCCACCACCACCGTGCTGCCCGGGCTCACCGCGCGGGCCGCGGCGGCCACCGGACTGCCCCAGCGCACCCCCGTGGTGGTCGGGGCCGGCGACGGCCCGCTGGCCAACCTCGGGCTCGGCGCGGTGCATCCCGGCGTGGTGGCCTGCTCGATCGGCACCAGCGGCGCGATGCGGGTGATGGTGGAACGCCCCGGCGTCGACCCGCTCGGCGGAGTCTTCTGCTATGCGCTGACCGAGGACCGTTGGGTGGTCGGCGGCGCGATCAACAACGGCGGCGTCGTGCTCCGGTGGGCCGGCGACGCGCTCGCTCCGGACCTCGGCGCACACTCCGAGAAGGAGTTGACCGCGCTGGCCGCCCGCGCCCCGGTCGGCTCCGGCGGGCTGATCATGCTGCCGTACCTGCTCAGCGAACGCGCGCCGAACTGGAGTGCGCTGCCCCGCGGCGCGTACGTGGGACTGACCCACGGACATCGCCGCGAGCACCTGATCCGCGCCGCGCTGGAGGGCGTGTGCCAGCAGCTCGCGCTGGTGCTGGCCTCGGTCCGCGCCGCCGGCAACGAGGTGCACGAGGTGCGGGCCAGCGGCGGGTTCGCCCGCAGCGGCCTGTGGCGACAGATGCTCGCCGACACGCTCGGCATGCCGGTGAGCTTCCCCACCGGCCCCGAGGGCTCCAGCTTCGGCGCCGCGCTGCTCGGCATGCAGGCGCTGGGCCTGATCTCCTCCATCGACGTGGCCGCCGACCTGGTCCACATCGAGGAGACCATCCGCCCCGACGCGGCCGCCGCCGCCACGTACGCCTCGCTGCTGCCGCTGTTCGCCGAGCTGTTCGACGCGCTCGTGCCCACCTTCACCTCACTGCGCCGGCTGGCGCCGGGCCTGCCCCCGGAACCGCACCCCGCCCCACCGCCGACGTGA
- a CDS encoding antibiotic biosynthesis monooxygenase family protein — MLIVAGSLYVDPAGRDAYLATCLETVRQARSAPGCVDFAISPDPVEPGRINVYERWESDEQLLAFRGSGPAEEQTVAILGAEVHRYRISAVEAP, encoded by the coding sequence GTGCTCATCGTCGCCGGCAGCCTGTACGTCGATCCGGCCGGGCGGGACGCCTACCTGGCCACCTGCCTCGAGACGGTCCGGCAGGCGCGGTCCGCGCCGGGCTGCGTCGACTTCGCGATCAGTCCGGACCCGGTCGAGCCGGGGCGGATCAACGTCTACGAACGCTGGGAGTCCGACGAGCAGTTGCTCGCCTTCCGGGGCTCGGGGCCGGCCGAGGAGCAGACCGTGGCGATCCTCGGCGCCGAGGTGCACCGCTACCGCATCTCCGCCGTCGAGGCGCCCTGA
- a CDS encoding serine hydrolase, translated as MSKTDKRRSSSRGAVSRVRLAGLTAAGLALALLAPEPAAADGGGPAAPRPPASTLAWLAFPGGVFSVDSESRTVRYRACDGDTGRIADPDMRVDHRIASGEVTVDGTTYAYDVPLVGRTRGIVEVTRPDAEPEGLVGDVVTEPQPPTDPIAGRRLLPLTGQLREVVDASTANPAGVTVRDLSGRYGDQQVAVNATFRPKAASVIKLWILVELLRRVDCGQVSLDDGVLVTPAQVVDGTGELQHETFPQVVTLHRLAEYMIKYSDNTAANVLIDYFGGFAPVNDLIDSMNQRATILARKMLDTEAAMRGEENYTSPDDVVALLGAVWDAQILTPASRDLMISFMAEQTLNTKIPAALPPGVPVAHKTGDLPDASHDVGYYLIPGSQVAVAFLTSGPMAGGDETVRQLARTVYDYLDGPLPGAVEE; from the coding sequence GTGAGTAAAACCGACAAGAGGCGCTCATCTTCCCGGGGCGCGGTGTCCCGCGTACGACTGGCGGGCCTGACCGCCGCGGGCCTCGCGCTCGCGCTGCTGGCCCCCGAGCCGGCGGCGGCCGACGGCGGCGGCCCCGCGGCACCGCGACCGCCGGCCAGCACGCTCGCCTGGCTGGCCTTCCCCGGCGGGGTGTTCTCGGTGGACAGCGAATCACGCACCGTGCGCTACCGGGCCTGCGACGGCGACACCGGCCGGATCGCCGACCCCGACATGCGCGTAGACCACCGGATCGCCAGCGGCGAGGTCACCGTCGACGGTACGACCTACGCCTACGACGTCCCGCTGGTCGGCCGCACCCGGGGCATCGTCGAGGTGACCCGGCCCGACGCCGAGCCCGAAGGGCTGGTCGGCGACGTGGTCACCGAACCCCAGCCACCCACCGACCCGATCGCCGGCCGGCGGCTGCTCCCGCTCACCGGCCAACTGCGCGAGGTGGTCGACGCCTCCACCGCAAACCCGGCCGGCGTGACCGTCCGAGACCTCTCCGGCCGGTACGGCGACCAGCAGGTCGCGGTGAACGCCACCTTCCGCCCGAAGGCCGCCAGCGTGATCAAGCTGTGGATCCTCGTCGAGCTGCTGCGCCGCGTGGACTGCGGCCAGGTGTCGCTGGACGACGGAGTCCTGGTCACCCCGGCCCAGGTGGTCGACGGCACCGGCGAGCTGCAACACGAGACCTTCCCGCAGGTCGTCACCCTGCACCGGCTCGCCGAATACATGATCAAGTACAGCGACAACACGGCCGCGAACGTGCTGATCGACTACTTCGGCGGCTTCGCGCCGGTCAACGACCTGATCGACTCGATGAACCAGCGGGCGACGATCCTCGCGCGCAAGATGCTCGACACCGAGGCCGCCATGCGCGGCGAGGAGAACTACACCAGCCCCGACGACGTGGTCGCGCTGCTCGGCGCGGTCTGGGACGCGCAGATCCTCACCCCGGCCTCCCGGGACCTGATGATCAGCTTCATGGCCGAGCAGACCCTGAACACCAAGATCCCGGCCGCGCTGCCGCCCGGCGTGCCGGTGGCCCACAAGACCGGCGACCTGCCGGACGCCTCGCACGACGTCGGCTACTACCTGATCCCCGGCTCGCAGGTCGCGGTCGCGTTCCTCACCTCCGGCCCGATGGCCGGCGGCGACGAGACAGTCCGCCAACTGGCCCGCACCGTCTACGACTACCTCGACGGCCCACTGCCCGGCGCCGTCGAGGAGTAA
- a CDS encoding MerR family transcriptional regulator, giving the protein MAYTVGQVAKVAGVTVRTLHHYDEIGLLSPSGRTAAGYRRYDDADLERLQLIRYYRELGFPLEEIAAILDDPAADPAAHLRRQHELLTVRVKRLQEMVTAIEFAMEARKVNIRLTPEERFEVFGDFDPDAHAEEAEQRWGGSDAYRESNRRVARYGKDDWLRIKEENEDWGRRMVAVMSSGAAADSPEAMELAEEHRQIISRWFYECSYEIQTGLADMYLADPRFTAHYENIAAGLAAYLNEAIHANAIGRA; this is encoded by the coding sequence ATGGCGTACACGGTGGGCCAGGTGGCGAAGGTCGCCGGCGTGACGGTACGGACGCTGCACCACTACGACGAGATCGGGTTGCTGTCGCCGAGTGGGCGTACCGCGGCCGGCTACCGCCGCTACGACGACGCGGACCTGGAGCGGTTGCAGCTCATCCGCTACTACCGGGAGCTGGGGTTCCCGTTGGAGGAGATCGCCGCGATCCTCGACGACCCGGCGGCCGATCCGGCCGCGCACCTGCGCCGTCAGCACGAGTTGCTGACGGTACGGGTGAAGCGGTTGCAGGAGATGGTCACGGCGATCGAGTTCGCGATGGAGGCGAGGAAGGTGAACATTCGGCTGACCCCGGAGGAGCGGTTCGAGGTGTTCGGGGACTTCGACCCGGACGCGCACGCCGAGGAGGCGGAGCAGCGGTGGGGCGGGTCCGACGCGTACCGCGAGTCGAACCGCCGCGTGGCCCGGTACGGCAAGGACGACTGGCTGCGGATCAAGGAGGAGAACGAGGACTGGGGCCGGCGGATGGTGGCGGTCATGTCGTCCGGTGCGGCGGCGGACAGCCCGGAGGCGATGGAGTTGGCCGAGGAGCACCGGCAGATCATCAGCCGCTGGTTCTACGAGTGCTCGTACGAGATCCAGACGGGTCTGGCCGACATGTACCTGGCGGATCCGCGGTTCACCGCGCACTACGAGAACATCGCGGCCGGCCTGGCGGCGTACCTCAACGAGGCGATCCACGCCAACGCGATCGGTCGCGCCTGA